Part of the Lolium rigidum isolate FL_2022 chromosome 6, APGP_CSIRO_Lrig_0.1, whole genome shotgun sequence genome, AAACATATCTATCTATTTTGATGTTTTTAATGTTATTATTCATGATATTTGATAagttttattatatttattgagaCTAACATGTTATTAGTTGTAAATTTTTTAATTACACTTTGATATGTAAGGATGGCATTGATATGGGACTAATCAGGAAGTAGCCTCTCATTGCGTTGAAATTCAGAGTTTCTCAAAATTTATCCCTCATGGACCAGTTCTTTAAGATGCCAAAAGACTTTGGGAAGATGATatcaaataaaataaatcaagacatGAGAGTTGTGTCCTTTTTCTAAAGCTTTCGTTTGCCTATTTAAACATATAAATCCGAGTTTTCATAGGATTAAAAAGTCTGATTTACTTAACAGAAAATAGTAAACATTGTATACACATAAGAACATATGTGAATAGATGTATTTTTTATCCAAAAATTAAGGTAGGATAGCTGCCCTATATTGCCCTAAGGGAAGCTCCGCCCCTGGAGATTACCGATCCTCTCGTTGCCGAAACCTTGGCAGTACGCAATGTGATGATCATGGCTAAACTATGGGGCTATCAAATTctaatacatccaaattttaacaaagttgagaTGCTTTTGGTGGGACGAGGGAGCACAAGATATATGAGAGCTAACTCTAAGTTTTTCTTACTTTGTTATTCAGCATGTTTCTTGGTCTGCAAACAATTCGGCACACCTCTGTACTAAGTTAGGTTGTACTTTGGTGGCGACGAGCAACTGGCTTGATTGTACTCTTGATTTTCTGGTCGTTAGCTTAGGATGGTTGCTCTGTGTCAATCCAATGTTACCACTTGCATAGGGGTTGAGGAGACTGCAACACAAATAAAAATGTTTATAAAAGAATAACAATGACAAAAAAAATGCCTATTCATCATTCATTTTTAATATACTGGAGACCTCGTGGACGACGGGACTGACTTAGGTTTCAGGGTTGATTATGGTTATAGTTGGCGCAAATGAAAAACTTCATGTCACCCCATTCACCTTGGCAAAATGGCTGCACCAAGACCACTATGCTCTCACCACTTGGGGCAAACTtgcatccttcatcttcttcggcctAAAAGTTTGGTCCGAGCAAGACATACTCATGGTGGCAAAGAATTGccatgaggaagaggaggatgcttagcactagtacatcaaaacaaaTCGATGCCTGGTTTTATAGAAGGATACAATAAGTATTTGGTGGCGGGAAAAAGTGGAGGAAATTGCTAGCGGGGGAAAATAACGAAACTGTTGGCGGGAGAAAGTGGCAGGACAAGAAATGGTGACAATTCTCGGCCTAACCACGTACATGGTTCTACCGGTGTTGTCCCAGTCGACGTCTGCTTTGACCGGATTGAGCTCGTAGTTGACCAGGCTTTCGGCTTTACCTGCGCCAACAAGCTACTGTCGGTCTTGCGGGTGTAATATTTTTGAAATTCCTCAGATTTgagtattatttctgaaattaaataaaaacatatttttttttaaaaaaaatagccACGATCTATATCGTCTTCCATCAACCCACACGCCCCACGTTGTTGCTTTGCCAAAAATAAGTCGCTGTGACCGATACCAAATAGGACTGCCCTATGACGGTTGCATCTCAACATAACGTAAGCCCTGCCAACACGTAATCTGGGCCGTCCATCTTACCGCCAAAACAAACCGTCGTTTGGCCAAAACAAAACGCACCGTCGTTTCGCCAGCATATATACGGATACCTGAAGCCCGCGCTACAATCTGAATTTCTGGGTCTGACCAAACCAGACAAGTTttcatcaaaaaaaaaaacccagacAAGTTCGAAGATGTCGACTAGAATCGTCAAGGACTTCGGCAACGGCCACTACATCGTGGCGTTCGGCGAGGACCGCGTGTACACCACCCTGACGTCCTCCGGCGACGTCGTCGCCGGGTGGCTGGACCTGATCTACCgcatccaccgccgccgcctcgacaCCCTCGTCGTGGGCCTCGACGTCGAGTGGCGCCCCGCCCAGTCCCGCGGCGCCGCGCCGGGCCCCGTCGCGCTGCTGCAGGTCTGCGTCGGCCGCCGCTGCCTCGTCTTCCAGATCCTCCGCGCCGACTACGTGCCGGACTCCCTGttcgacttcctcgccgacgcGCGCCTCACCTTCGTCGGCGTCGGGGTCGGCGCCGACGCGCAGAAGCTCGGCGCGCATTACGGGCTGGAGGTGGCCAACACGGTGGACCTGCGCTACTTCGCCGCCGACGTGCTGAGGAAGCCGGCGCTGCGGAGGGCCGGGCTGCAGGGCGTCGTGTGGCAGGTGATGGGCGTGTGGCCGGAGAAGCCGCACCACGTGCAGGTCAGCGCCTGGGACGCGCAGCGGCTGACGCTGGAGCAGCTGCAGTACGCCTGCGCCGACGCCTTCGCGTCCTTCGAGGTCGGCCGGAGGCTCTACGACGGCGTCTACTAGCTGCTAGGGTACCATGCCATCTGCTTAATTATCCCACGTCTCTAGTATTAGTGTATTACTCGTTACTACTAGTAGGAGTgctaaatttttttttggcttcGCGTCTGTGATGATCACTGTGCAGTATGGTGACGTAGAGTTTGTACGTATCCGGTTGATACATGCATTATGCACTCCTGCAGTCGCGCCATGAGAATATCCGTAGCTTTCGTCCGATCCTTTAATTTTCCCTAAATACTTGTCACTGGTTAAATGAACCTACATTTTGCATAAATCTGCGACAAATATTTAGGGCCGCATGGAGTACATATTTGACCTATGTTTGCAGCTTCGGCCGGGCTCAGCGAATTTGCTTCTTGCGATTTCAACTACCCGTGGGTTTCGTCTACGCAAACCAAACAGATCAATCAAACAACAAATAAACAGATCCACCGTAATCCCTGAGTTTCGGCCTGAAAATCTCGATCTTTGAAAGAACATTTTTCTAGCGATTGGAAAGCAGTACAGCGCCGTACATACACAATGTTCGGCGATCCTTATGAATTGCAACTATGTCGAATGTACCTCATCATCCAGCCGCATTGTACCAAATCATCATAAAAAATACAGCATTGTACGTACCACAGCGTTTCATCATAATTATTCTCATCATATGTTACATTGTACCAAATCGTCACTCAAAGGTCAAGATCCAGACCTTCAATATCGAAGAGAAACTTTCCGCAGCAGGCAGAACTCAGCAATGCTATCAGTAACAACATCCAGAGACCACCATAAGCAAGAGCTCAGCCTCTCACACTGATGCAGTCATATACGTGTAATGTGCGGAATTCAAACATTAAAAACCAGCTACTCTGCTAGCATACAACAAACGGACACATTGCCAAaaaacatgttaatttttttagACAAGCCATTGCTCGTGGGCAAACAAGAGAAATACCATAGACTATCCTAGCTATCTGCAACTGTAAAGGTCTGCATTTGATCATTCTCCCGGAAGAAATCATGGGCCTCGTCGTATTTGTCTAGTACAACATTGTAGAGTGGATGAATCGGCTCTAGCAAGTTCGAGTATGGGCCAAGCATGTGCTGAGGCAAGGGGCATGAGTCAGAATCGGTCATTGCGCAGTATTGGCTCACCGAGAGTCCACTTAGGCAGTAGCATGAGTGGTAGTGATCTCTGTTCTTTCCAGGTTTATCCCTCAATCCACCTTCCAGCACCTGTGCGTTACAACAGTAGATGTAATTCCAATTACGATATGAAATTTCACATCTAGATAATTATAGCTCGTCACAAAATGAATGTTTGGAAATTTTACGTTTTGAAAAGAGAACTCAAGATATCAATCTATGCAAGAAATAAGCTGGTTTTTCACCTGTGTGCAAAGCAGGATGTATTGCTGCAGGGCAATGTTATGGAACAGGGGGCCAGTTTGGTTGCTCTGCTTTACGAAATCAAATCCAAACTTCGCATAATCCActgtttcagaataaaataataaACGGTAACATAACTCAAGATCAGACCCAACACCTTATAAATCATACGTACTCAGATGCAATGTAGGTCATGAAGTACTAGAAATTTGTATTGAAGTTAGCATATTGTGTCAAAGGTCGGCAAGGAGACCAGATGACACTAGTGCAGTTATACACGTTAGAAACTTGAGAACAACACTAATCATACTATACTGAATTGCCAAACCCCAGCTCATCAGAATTCCAAAAGAGAAAAAACACACCAGCTCCCTTCAATGTTTCACTTTACAGATGAAAAAACCACCaaacaagatatataagcatggtAATTAATGTTCATATGACAAGGAATATTAGTCGAATATTTATTTCACCAGATTTTGAAACAGAAATATGATTTGATAAAGAAAAGCACACTCGCCCCGCAAGATAATCTTCCATCAGAaaatattgagcataaatactcacaGCTAGAAGATTTTTCTGAAGCCAGCCCAGATGAGCTGGTGCCACAAGCATCACCTACTGAAGATAATTTGCTGGAATATGATGGCTTAGATTGTTTATCAACAATTGTCATCAGCTTTTGTGCTAAAGCAATAGCAGCTCCCTGAACAACCAACAGACATCTGTCATATATGGAGCAGAACATGTGGCTAAGGAAAAGTAGCGGTATTTACCTGCCAAAAGGAGTAGCAACCATCAACCAATTTATTTGTCCGTCCTTGGAATCCGCATTCCACTCCTTGACGAAATGCCACCCAGTCCTAAATGGGGAGAGGCTTTCGTTAGTGTTGCAACAAACAGTGCTTTGACGACAAATTACATACTtctccattccaatgaataaggcgcCCTCATTTTGCGtattttttctttgaccaaaaattactccaaatatataaagatttatgaaataaaattagcatcattagaaagtgtttttcaatacgaatccaacaatactaattacgtataatataatcaagattttgttgctcaattttttctGTCAAAGTTCGTCctgaaatacgcgtgcgccttattcatcgaaacggaggtagtacatggCTGAAAAGACTTCATATATTATTATATTTCCTAGGAAAAGGTCTACTTTTCAACCTGGAACTTCTGCAAAAGTCCACTTCCAACTCTGAACTACCACTGAAGTCAACTATTCAACTTTGATCTCTAAAACTGTCTGAGTTGTAACCATGAAAATGAAACTGGCCTCCGTACAACCTTGGCTGGTTTTCACAAGTGGTTTCGGCTAACGTCGATATCATGCCAGTGAAAACATGGTGAGATATGGCATGATGGGTAGGGTTTCAGGTAAACCATACTGCTCTCACTACTGGTCATGTGCCATATCTCACCATGTTTTCACTTTGTTCTCTCTCTCATCTACTGATCTATCTGATGAAATGGTAGTGATGTGGAACACATGACATCCTCGCCAGTAAAAAACAATTATGAACCATCCGATGTTATAAAGTGGACAGTTTATGTCGCTAGAGGATGCAACTTGGACAGTCTTGGAGTTAGTTGAGGGTTGGGAAGTGGGCCTTTTCTATTTCCTACAATAACTTAACACCAAAGGACAAGTTCAGCTAATTGAAAAAAAGTAAATAATTCATTGATATAATGGTGCcatgaaatgaaaaaaaaaagctagGCAATAGGGCAATAAAAGTAGCACACACACTCTAACAGAAGGAAAACTGAATAAAGTAATAGGGCTGACTTACAATCAAGCTAGGCAAATCGAGTTTCTCCACTTCATTAAGCAAGACCATTGCAGCCAGCCCACAAAAAGTGTACCTTATCAAAGCAACTTTTATTTAAAGTTCTGAACAGGTGCATCCAGAAAACTATCAGAGATCATCCTTAGAAACATACCCACCATGAGCTTCAGCATAAGGTTCCCCCGCAATCCCACCTTCATAAGTTTGACAACTGGGGGCATACAAATTATGAATTAATCAATCATTCTACAGAAAAAGTAGACCTGAACCAACCAGACGGGTGCTTGGCAGTTACAAAATTGACAATCACTTTAACCAAAGCAAACCTTGCTATGTAGTTTCCAACACCTTTTGCCAGGTCAGCATCAAGAATGTTCACCAGGCTGGCAACCTTATCTCAACAAACGAAATATTAGAGAACGGCAACAAAAATGTTAAGAGCTGCAAGAAACTCACTGATATTGCAGTATAACAAGCCCGGACATCAATTTCACCGCCATTGTGCATTCTGGTTGAAGGATATTCAATGGAGTAATAGACATTAGGTGGAAGGACTTGGTATGGAAAGAGACTTTTCCTTGCCCTATGTACTATCGAGAAAATGCACACCTGAAAGCACCTGATTTGTCCTTCATTTGAAGCATAAACTTGTACAGATTGTCCCTGATTAACAACATAGAACTGTTAGCAAAAAATGATACAGATGTAAATCACATCTTTCTCGAGGAGCAGACATAGAGTTACCTTTTTATAGATGATAGTGCTCTTTCACTCCCTATGGTCACAAGTGTATTTACAGCAGCATACGTTGTCGCAAGATGAGGTAACTACCAAAGAAAAGGCGAGCAAAAGGATTTAGTTTAAAATTAGCCAGTAGACATCATTTGAATGAGTATGCTAGCATGAATTAAAAATCAGTAGATCACATAACAAAAGATTAACgctatctctgaactttcaaaggTTGGAGAAAGAAAACAACTACAAAAGCTAACTTTCCAACTACAGCAGGCCTTCAGTTATATAATAGGTCATTAAATGCCAAACACAGCTTCGTATTTCATATGAAACAGATGTCCCAAGTTTTTCTCATGCTAAACTGATTGGTCAAGTTATATTGTACATTTGTGTGAACATGACAAGTCGCCAAGAATATTCTAAGCACTCATTTTGAAGCAAAAATTTAATGCAAATGTCAGGTCCAGTGCCTCATAGGAAATTATGGTTTGTTAGATAACTCAAATAAAGTGGCCTCATAGGAAATTATGGTTTGTTAAAATTCCTTTGAAAATTAAAGTGTTTTTGTGGTTAGCTGCTCTTAAGAGTATTCTGACTAAAGATGTGCTTATTCATAGTAGAGGTTGGAAGGGGAAGGAAACTAAATGTAGTTTCTGTGAATGTCATGAGATTTTAGATCACCTTTTTTCAAATGTGCTATGGCTAGATATCTATGGGGTGTTATCAAATGTACCTTTTGTTTATCTAGTAATCCTGATGGTTTTGATGATATTGGATGATGGATTTGGAATTTTCCTGGTAAAATTAGGACAATAGTACCTGCGAGCGTATCTGCTTTCATTTGGGCAATCTGGAAAACACATAATGCTGTAGTTTTTGACAGAGTAGTGTTGTTCATAAGATTCCGTACTGGTTCATTCATTGGGCTTGTTTGCAGAAACCAAATGTGCGTTAGCATCAAATCATCGCAGCACAGTTGTTAACTAAGGTGAAGTGGTGTATGGGTTTGGAAAGCTGTTCCAGTTGCTGGGTTGATGGTTGTAATAAAAGGAGTTCTATGGATGTTGTTGATTTAGTTATGACTGTGAATTTTGTAAGGGAGTAGCGGCTAGTTTCTAGTTGCTGGATGCTTCTGGGTGTTGGTTTCAGGTTTCGGGTGTGAGCTGTGGCTGCCGTTTGGCAGAAACATATAACCCTGTTGTGTTATCGACTTATCAGTTTCATTTTAATGAAAATGGGAGCCTTGGGCTCCTCAATTCGAAAAAAAAGGTCCAGCACCTCTACACCCTAGCATGTAGCATTCACATGATCTGTTCCAAGTTCCATGATTGCCTCAAATTGCACTTCAAGAATAAATGCAAAATATTAACCAACCAAAAGCTATTACCAAAGCTAAATGTACGGAACTTAAAATAATTTGAGATTAGAGCAAACCTGCCCAGGTCCACCACCATATCCACCCTGTTTGTCCTGGAGCAATTATAATTACAAAGCCAGCATAAGAGACCAAATGACAATGAAATAATCAGAAATCACTGCATGTGCAAATGGGTACCTTCATAGTTATGTTTAATTTATTACTTTTTTCAgtaaaaataaacaaattcatattGCTTCAGAAACTTTTAAGGGAAACATTAACTAACCAAGTAGCACAAAATAAACTAAAAGCATATTTTCCTGTACCATCCTTCTATGAAAGCAACATATTCAACTGCAGCATGACGCTATATAGTTTATTGGATTTAAACAAAGATGTACTGTTATGTACAACCAGGATCTATTGTCTCGGTATCTTGTTTTTAGTTTGTAGTATGTGTATGCAAAACTCCACGTGGATTGAGAGATCTATTCATGTAGCCCTGCCATCTTAAGAAGTTGAGCTAATCTGTTTGGACATTCAACCTTGTTGTCATGTCAGCAAAGGAGAGCGCGGAAGTGTGAAAATCAGTCTGCTTGTGAAGTTATTGACATACATATCTTTATTAAGCATAAGgattaagaaaaaaataaaacagCAAACCATGCCAACATATCAGACCAATTCTACCGTAGCAGATCAACAGACCTGGCATCGAGATAAGAAGTCCACAATATCATTCTCGAGGTCATCGTCAAGCGTTTCGTCCAGCAACGCAAGCGCATGAACCATCCAGTAGCACAACCAAGGCCGACTGGAACAGCCAGAAGGAAGGTATCAGCGAAATGTATACCAGGGATGGCATGCAGGTTAGTTCAACACTGGAGAGGCATTACTTGGCATCGAGCACATGAAAGCCAGGTCCAAGATGCCTCAGCCCATTCGTCAGATACTCGGCGTGCGTGTCGCGCCACAGCTCTAGCCTGCAGCAGAAGAGAAGCACGGTCATGTCTCGGTGTAATAAGCAGGTGGAGAATATCGTATCTGAAGTCAGTGCTTGTAAAGGTCAGAAGGGGCGCTTCTGCAACGCCTAATTGGTAGCACTGAGCTTCTATGAGCGAAAATGTTGGTAGTACCACAACCAGGCAGTCCCTCACTTTCGTCTGCTAACTAGGTGGATTATCTTGTTGAGCTTCCAATTCCTAGCAAAACTATCTGATCTCAGGTCTAACCGAACCCATCTCCCGCACCCAAACCCGCAATCTCACAGACAGACACTGCCTGCGAATAGCGGACCAGTAACTGAAGAGAAGTAGTAGTACAGGGCGTGCTGGAGGGTTCCTTACATGACGGACTTGGTGCTGGGCGGGGCTTCGAAGAGGACGCGGTAGATGTCGGCTATCCGCCCCTCCACCTTCATCTGCTCCACCTGCGTCACGGTGAGCCGGGGCAGCTCAGGCTCAGCGGCCGCGCCTTCCTCCGACGGGTCTCCCCCCGTgggaggcggcggctgcggcggcggcgaggactcCATGGGGGCGGCGGGCGCAGGCGGAGGGCAAGCAGTGGCGCCGCCGCTTGGTCGCCTGCGAGCTCTGTCCCTGTGCGGCCGCGAGGATCTCAGCGAAAAGCGAACCATGTCGTCGGAGTGGGAGGACTTCGACGCTAACGGAGACGTGAAAGTGGAAAGCCCGGCCCAGTAGCCAGTGAGGCccaatgggccggcccatcttcCGTGCTATACCTGCCCGGCCCGAGCCCGGGCGGATCATTCCCACCACCACCGCACCGCGCCGCGCAAGCAcacacggccgcgccgccgccgccgcatcgcgCAAGCACACGCGGCGCTGAGAGGTTGAGTGAGATGGCTGCCATGGTTGGAGCGCGCAGGGCTCTCCTCGCCGCCCGCTACTCCCCACGCGGCGAGCTCGCGGCGGCGCTCGTCTCACCCGCCCGGCGCGTCGATTCGCTGCCCAGGTACCGCGCGCCGCCTCCGGTGACTCGTCAAGTCGTACGACGAGTCTTTCCCTGCCTTATACCAATCTAGTGTAGTTTGTAGCGTTCGTATGATTTCATCATCCACTGGTTTGGTCCTCCCCGTGAACTTTATACGATAAAAAATAGAGCCACGTACGGTACACATAAGAGAAATCAGTTTTACTTGGAGCTTCAAATGTCAAAAATACGAAACACAGACGCCCACCCTGAAACTAGCTTACCACCTTCAACGCCGAATTGTAATTTCGGTGTTCCCATGCCTGAACATATTTGCTTTGACGCCTCAAAATGCCCTACATGCCTTCCACTTGAACATACGCGTTTCTTGCCTGAAAATTCACGTGCTTCGTTTGCTATCCTGTTTCAGTCTTccagctggaggaggaggatgtctGCGTTCTTTGGCTCAACATCGAGGCGCAGGCAGTCTGGCATCTGAACAAGTTGATGGGGACTACCACCACGAGTGGGGAGTGCGAAGCGAAGGGAACTACGGGGATCCCCGCTCAAATCACTCAGCTGATCGTCACAGCCGCCCCCTGCAGAGGGATCCCCCTTCAGCTCATTCTTCAGAAGGCACCAACTCCAGAGATAAAAGTGTGCATGTTGGTGGCGCTGTCAACGCACCTTATGGACGCAATTCCGAGCAGTATTACCAAAGCGGTGGATCATATGGCTTGCCAAATAGCCGTCAGCCGTATAACGGTGCAAGGGTGAATAGTGAGGCACCTGGGTATAATACCAGGCAACCGTATGGGGGCGGTAGTGCGTACGGTCACCAAAATCCCAATGGCGATCTACCGAATGCACATCATCAGCAGCACAATGGCGCAAAAGCTAATAATGGCCTTTCTCCAGATGGTAACGTGCAAATGAATCGTGATCTTGCTGGATATGACACATACAACTCTGGATACAACACCCAAGGTTACCAGCAGAGATATACTAGTGGGCAGTATGGATACGGTCCATCAGCATATCAAGACTCAACTGGAAATGGTCATCAAG contains:
- the LOC124666106 gene encoding protein farnesyltransferase subunit beta — its product is MESSPPPQPPPPTGGDPSEEGAAAEPELPRLTVTQVEQMKVEGRIADIYRVLFEAPPSTKSVMLELWRDTHAEYLTNGLRHLGPGFHVLDANRPWLCYWMVHALALLDETLDDDLENDIVDFLSRCQDKQGGYGGGPGQLPHLATTYAAVNTLVTIGSERALSSIKRDNLYKFMLQMKDKSGAFRMHNGGEIDVRACYTAISVASLVNILDADLAKGVGNYIASCQTYEGGIAGEPYAEAHGGYTFCGLAAMVLLNEVEKLDLPSLIDWVAFRQGVECGFQGRTNKLVDGCYSFWQGAAIALAQKLMTIVDKQSKPSYSSKLSSVGDACGTSSSGLASEKSSSLDYAKFGFDFVKQSNQTGPLFHNIALQQYILLCTQVLEGGLRDKPGKNRDHYHSCYCLSGLSVSQYCAMTDSDSCPLPQHMLGPYSNLLEPIHPLYNVVLDKYDEAHDFFRENDQMQTFTVADS
- the LOC124663076 gene encoding Werner Syndrome-like exonuclease — encoded protein: MSTRIVKDFGNGHYIVAFGEDRVYTTLTSSGDVVAGWLDLIYRIHRRRLDTLVVGLDVEWRPAQSRGAAPGPVALLQVCVGRRCLVFQILRADYVPDSLFDFLADARLTFVGVGVGADAQKLGAHYGLEVANTVDLRYFAADVLRKPALRRAGLQGVVWQVMGVWPEKPHHVQVSAWDAQRLTLEQLQYACADAFASFEVGRRLYDGVY